The DNA sequence CTTCAGGGACCTTATAACTATAGGGCTGGTCCGTCTGCATCAGGGGAACATCCACGATAATCTTTGCGATAGCCATTTTCTCACCTCCTTCTTGTCAGTAAATTCTTGCAATAGAAAAAATAAGATTGAGTCCCCCCAACCTTAAATTTTTTCACCATCTTCTTTTTCTTTAGCGATTTGCTCTTTGATTTTCTTTTCTTCTTCTTCTTTGCGGCGTTTTTCTTCTTCGATACGGAGACGAACCGCTTCACGTTTTCCTTCTGGATCTGGGTGAATGGTTACATTTCCAGACTCGATTTCTTCCAAAGCGCGAAGAGTTGATTTTTCAGACTTAAACTCTTGAGTTGCTGGCGCGCCTGCTTCTAGTTCGTGGGCACGCTTTGCTTCCAAAATTACGAGTGAATATTTAGATGGTACCTTGTCAAGCAAGGTATCAATAGAGGGTTTTAACATCATTTGCTTGTACCTGTTTCCTATAGTTTATCGAGTAGTTGGAGATTTTGGCAACATCTCCTGGTAGTGACCAATGACACGGTCCACACGGAAGTGTTCTGCTTCGATCACACGCTTGACACGTTTAGCAGCGAGGGGCACCTGATCGTTGACAATGGCATAATCATACTCACGCATGAGGGCAATTTCTTCCTTGGCTTTTTCGATTCGTTGGGCAATCACTTCAGCACTATCTGTTCCACGACCTACCAAACGATCTTGCAATTCATCCAAATCTGGTGGCGTTAAAAAGATAAAAACAGCATCTGGAACCTTTTTCTTAACCTGAAGGGCTCCCTGCACTTCAATCTCAAGAAAGACATCGATTCCCTTGTCCAGAGTTTCGTTGACATAGGTCAGAGGAGTTCCATAGTAGTTACCGACATATTCTGCATATTCCAACATCTGACCTTGACGAATCAGTTCTTCAAACTCTTCACGAGTACGGAAGAAATAGTCCACTCCGTCCACTTCACCAGGACGTTGCGCACGCGTCGTCATCGATACAGAGTATTGAAATTGATTCTCAGAACTCTCAAAAATCTCTCTTCTAACCGTTCCTTTCCCAACTCCTGAAGGACCAGAAAAAACGATTAGCAAGCCTCGGTCTGCCATTATGTCTCCTTTAGTTAGTCTGTGAAATTCTCTCGGATAGTGATGATAGCATCAGTTATCCTTCTACAGTCTTTCTATCTAGTGTAACAAAAAAGCAGTAATTTTTCAACTGCTCTTTCTTATTTATTTAGCATAATCTACTGCACGAAGTTCGCGGATCACGGTTACCTTGATGTTTCCTGGGTAATCGAGATTGTTTTCAATTTTCTCACGAACTTTGTGAGCCAAGATTGTGACTTTGTCGTCCTTGATTTGTCCTGGATTAACCATAATACGAATTTCACGTCCTGCTTGAAGGGCAAAGCTATTTTGCACTCCTTCAAAGCCATTGGCGATTTCTTCCAAATCGTGGAGACGTTTGATATAGTTTTCAAGAGACTCGCTACGAGCACCTGGACGCGCTGCACTCAAGGCATCTGCTGCAGCAACAATCACTGCAATGACGCTTTCGGCTTCGACATCGCCGTGGTGGCTAGCAATGGTATTCACCACAACTGGGTGTTCCTTGTACTTACGAGCCAACTCTGTACCAATCTCAACGTGGCTACCTTCAACCTCGCGGTCAATAGCTTTCCCGATGTCGTGAAGGAATCCAGCACGACGGGCAAGAGCTGCATTTTCACCAAGTTCACTGGCGATGATACCAGATAACTTAGCAACCTCAATCGAATGACGCAAGACATTTTGTCCATATGAAGTACGGAACTGCAAGCGTCCCATGATCTTCATCAAGTCTGGATGGAGGTTTGGCGCACCAATCTCATAGGCAGCAGCCTCCCCATATTCACGGATTTTATTGTCAATCTCCTGACGGTTTTTCTCCACCAACTCCTCGATACGAGCTGGGTGGATGCGGCCATCCTTGAGCAACATTTCCATGGTCATACGAGCAATTTCACGACGAATCGGATCAAATCCTGACAAGGTTACCACTTCTGGTGTATCGTCGATAATCACATCAACCCCTGTCAAACTTTCAAAGGTACGAATGTTTCGCCCTTCGCGTCCGATAATGCGTCCCTTCATGGTATCGTCTGGTAGGTGAACTGTCGAGTTTGTTGACTCTGCTACATAGTCACCAGCGATACGCTGCATAGCCTGAACCAAGATATCTTTCGCAATCTTGTCTGAACGTTCCTTCACTTCTTGCTCTGCCTCACGAATGCGGCTAGCAATTTCCTTGGTCAAGTTTTCCTCTGTCTGAGCCAAGATAATATCTCGAGCCTCAGTTTGGGAAAGAGAGCCGATACGTTCCAGTTCAGCTTCTTTTTGTCTTTCGACTTCCTCTAATTGCTCTTCACGTGCATCAAGGTTTTTTGCTCTATCAGAAATACTTTGTTCTTTTTGTTCAAGTGTTTTTTCTTTGTTCGTCAAATTGTCGTCTTTACGGTCAAGGCTCGTAGCTCTCTCCGTCAAACGACTTTCAATTTGCTTGAGCTCCTGACGTTCTGACTTAAATTCAGCGTCCACTTCTTCACGGTATTTTCTGGCTTCCTCTTTGGCCTCCAATAGTGCTTCTTTTTTAAGAGACTTGCTTTCGCTCTTGGCTTCATTTAGCAATAAATCCGCTTCGCGCTCAGCTTGTCCTCGTAAATTAGTTGCTTCTTGTTCAGCATTTAGAAGCATCAACTCTGCAGCTTCTTGAGATGATTTCATCTTAGCTGAGATGCTGACATATCCAATGACTAAACCAATGATGACGGCAAAAACAGCAATCGCAAGTGTCATGATTTCCATGTTTTTACCTCATTAAATTTGTTTATCGAATGACATACATTCCTTAATATTCTATCATAAAAAACCGATTTTCACAAACCCAAATTGAAGAGTTTTGTGTGAATTTTAGACAAAGAGTCATCTACTTCTAAGCTCTATTGTATTAAATTATCTAGTGGAATATGATTAATTGTAATTTGCCCTTTTGATTCTAAAGGTAAGCATTTTTTTATAAAGTTCTGACATTTCGCGTCTTTCAATTCATCTATGTTAATCACTTGATAATTATTTTTTATTCTATCATTTAAAATATCATAATAAATTTCAACTAAACAGCCCTTTGTTCGGCCACAGAGTATGTCATGAGCATCATAATACACTTTGTGTCCTGTTTTTGAGATAAATAGATTCCTTAGTTTGACTTCCCATAGACACGATAACAATTGGAAATAATATATAGGTTCTTGGGGGTAATCAAAATACATATCCTCCTCTGAAGTAGGTAAAGAACCCAAAGAACTTAAAACTACAAACTTCTCTAACATTTCAAAATGAAAATATGAGTCTAACTCATAGAACTGCTCATACTCGTCTACTTCATAAATGCCATTAAAAAATTCAAAAAATAATACTAGAATACTATCAGTTCCCATGCGTCCATTCATGCAATCAACGATGTAATTTGATATCTTTCTACCAAAATATGGTAGAAGCCTATTCGTTGTATAATCACTCTCAATTATATTTGAAAGTTCTTCTAATGATTTCTGGAACTCTCTTAAACTTGGTTTTTTAACTTTTGAATCTTTATTTTTATCTTCTACGACTCTTTCGTCTACATCCACATAATAAATTTTAAAAATTAATGATAGAATTTTCCCAAGGTCATCATCTCTCAATTTACTCTTTTTCAAAATGTTATCTATGACTTCCTCTGTAGGTTCCATTCTATTATGATTTAACTTAAATTTATTATCAATAATCTCCTTTGCTGACCCAATTTCCTCACTATTTAAAATTACAATAATTTTAAATCTTTTATTCTCAGAAAGATAGTCAATATAACCCAATAAATCATTGTAATCTGAAGGGTTATCTGATTTTGCTACATATGAAACCCGTTCAAAATCATCAAAAATAATGATAGAATCTCGCTTCATCAAATCCGTTCCAACTGTTTTAAAGAACCATTTAAAAACTCCTCCAACAAGTGGAATAAAGTCCAAATTTCCGAGTATGGATTGTTTTTCTATTTCATTGATCAATATTTTCTCGGCTTGCTCTCTTGTTTTTATCCCAAAGCAGGAAATATAGTAGATTTCTTTCTTTTTATAAATTTGATTTTCAAAAAACGTCTTTATAAAAAATGTTTTCCCACTTCCCCAAGAACCATCCAACCAGAAGACATTATGAATAGAGGCCGGACTATTTAAAAACTCCACCAGATGAGTTTGATAAGGATAGTCATCCAAGTCATATTCCGGAAATAGCTCTGGGTCCAGTTTCTTATAACTAACTTTTTTAAAAATTATGTCTAAAAACCAGAACAGTATTGTTGGTATAGTCAGTGCTAACAATATTATTACACGATTCTCATACAAAATTGAAATAATATCTTTAAAAAAATTATAATTAGATAAAAATTTATAGATAGGTAAAGCAAAGCGTTTAAATTGTTCAATCTCAAGTGCAAGATACAGTACCCATATACTGGCTATAAATATTTTGTACCACTCGACAATTCTAACATTACTACTCCATGATGGTCTTTGAAATGGATATTTCAGTAGCCGTTTAAAATTCAGAAAAAAATTAAGAATCCTCGTTTTTATATTTTTCATATATACCCCTTTTAATCTATATTATCATGATTATACCACAAAATAAGAGTTATTAAGCGGATTCAAGGGACAAGAATCTAGTTATTATACTAAAATTTTTCACTGATTTTTTAACTTAGGAAGTCTATCATTTTCCAAAGACTTTATCTCCAATTTGCTAGCTAAAATTTCTAAAATAAAAAAGTCCACCTCACAGTAGACTTAATAATGATCCTTAAAGGACAAGAAAGCGATGTTATCCCCATCCATCATATAAATCAAGCGATTTTCTGCATCAATGCGCCGCGACCAAGCTCCTTGGTAGTCATACTTGAGTGGTTCTGGTTTCCCCATTCCTACAAAAGGATCGCGTTGAATATCCTTGATTAATTTATTGATTCTTTTTAATGTTTTCTTATCTTGGTTTTGCCAATAGCAATAATCCGCCCAGGCATCTTCTGTAAACTTGAGCAGCATCCATTACTCCTCAATCACATGCACCTGAGTGCTTCCAGCACGAACTTGAGCCATTCCTCGCAAGACCTTGTCAGAAAGTTCCTTATTTTGAGCGATTCTCAGGGTTTCCTGAATACTATCCCACTCGCTCTTTGAAAGGACTACAATATCCTCATCTGGATTTTTATTGACCACCGTCAAAGGCTCAAATTCATCGTTTACTTTTTTCATGTAGTCTTTTAAATGATTTCGGAATGTTGAGTAAAGAACTGCTTCCATAACCATACCTCATTTTACCTCTTTTCCACTATTATACACAAAAAGAAAGAAATTGTCAGGAACTTGTACAAGATTCTTCTTTTCTATCTATTTATTCGAAAATCTTCTAAAAAAGCCTACCTTTCACTAGACTTAGTTTGATTCTATTCTAATGGGCACTCTACCGAAATTCTGCTCCGCGATGCTTGGCTGTCCTAGTTGGTAAATCTGATCTGCTTTTTGGGTCATGGCATCCCAAGGCTCTTTGCCAATTCGGCTGACGAGATGGACCTGCTCTTTCAGAGATTTGAGGTGTTGTCTGCCTTTTTCAGTAAAGCCAAGAACATGGATAGCTTCTGGCAAGTCGCTTTCTCTGGCCTGCACCAAAATATAAGTCAAGAGGCGTCTGACACGCGCCTTGGTATAGCGCTTTGTCGCAACTGCCTCGACCAATTCGTCAACAGACTGGGCTGTTTTGATAGCTTCCTTGATGCGCACAGCCATTTCTTGATTGACCTGATAGATGGTCGTCAGGTCTGGATTTGACAAAATTTGATAGCAGAGCAAGGGAAAATAGTCGTCCCAACTCACCTTACGGGCCTGCTCAAAGAGGGCAACGGAAGGCATAAAGCGTTCTAAGAAATCTTGGTCTGATTGATGCTGACGGAGAGCTGTTGCCGAGGCAAAGTCCACATCCTTATCCACAGAATGGTAACCCGCTCCCTGACGCTGAATCGGCTGAAGCTTGATGTTTCGTCCTGCAACCGCCTTGGCATAGGCCAAAGCCAGAACATGATTGGGGGTATGGCCTGAAAAATCAAGACCAGCAAATTCCTGCCACATGGCCTGGGTTTTCTGGGGATAAGATAGTGAATCAGGCAGATTTTCCACAAATTTCTCCATCTCAGTACCTCGCTCTGTGTATAAGTCAGCAATTTTCTGATAATCCAGAACTTCCTCTGTCCCGAAAGCTAGGCTATCAATACCTAACCGCGCCAAGATATCCACAGCCCCTTGACCGAAGAAATCTGCCGCCTGAACACTGACTAAAAAGGGCAATTCCACTACCAGATCCGCTCCATTTTCAAGCGCCATCTGAGCCCGAGTCCACTTATCCACGATAGCAGGCTCTCCACGCTGCATGAAATTCCCAGACATGGCAACGATTTTCAGTCCCTTCGCCTGCTCAAGCAAGTATTTGTGCCCATTATGAAAAGGATTGAACTCCGCGATAATACCTGTGATGGTCATAGAAATCTCCTACTTCTGCGCTACAAAAAACCAACGGGTACTTGTCTCTGTCGGCTCCTTATCCTCAAAGTCCGCATAGAGTTTGAAGAACTTGAAACCAGCCTGTTCCAGCAAGATATCATAGGTCAAGACCTCATAGGTCCGCTCCTCATGCACTTCATCGTGGCGACTAAAGGAACCGTCCACTTCCTTGACAAAGAAGGTCAACTCATGCACGATGGAGTGAGGAGCTTCGTCCTCATAGGTGTCCCAAAGCATAGCA is a window from the Streptococcus oralis genome containing:
- a CDS encoding nucleotidyltransferase; this translates as MTITGIIAEFNPFHNGHKYLLEQAKGLKIVAMSGNFMQRGEPAIVDKWTRAQMALENGADLVVELPFLVSVQAADFFGQGAVDILARLGIDSLAFGTEEVLDYQKIADLYTERGTEMEKFVENLPDSLSYPQKTQAMWQEFAGLDFSGHTPNHVLALAYAKAVAGRNIKLQPIQRQGAGYHSVDKDVDFASATALRQHQSDQDFLERFMPSVALFEQARKVSWDDYFPLLCYQILSNPDLTTIYQVNQEMAVRIKEAIKTAQSVDELVEAVATKRYTKARVRRLLTYILVQARESDLPEAIHVLGFTEKGRQHLKSLKEQVHLVSRIGKEPWDAMTQKADQIYQLGQPSIAEQNFGRVPIRIESN
- a CDS encoding type II toxin-antitoxin system Phd/YefM family antitoxin; its protein translation is MEAVLYSTFRNHLKDYMKKVNDEFEPLTVVNKNPDEDIVVLSKSEWDSIQETLRIAQNKELSDKVLRGMAQVRAGSTQVHVIEE
- a CDS encoding Txe/YoeB family addiction module toxin, encoding MLLKFTEDAWADYCYWQNQDKKTLKRINKLIKDIQRDPFVGMGKPEPLKYDYQGAWSRRIDAENRLIYMMDGDNIAFLSFKDHY
- a CDS encoding P-loop NTPase fold protein, with amino-acid sequence MKNIKTRILNFFLNFKRLLKYPFQRPSWSSNVRIVEWYKIFIASIWVLYLALEIEQFKRFALPIYKFLSNYNFFKDIISILYENRVIILLALTIPTILFWFLDIIFKKVSYKKLDPELFPEYDLDDYPYQTHLVEFLNSPASIHNVFWLDGSWGSGKTFFIKTFFENQIYKKKEIYYISCFGIKTREQAEKILINEIEKQSILGNLDFIPLVGGVFKWFFKTVGTDLMKRDSIIIFDDFERVSYVAKSDNPSDYNDLLGYIDYLSENKRFKIIVILNSEEIGSAKEIIDNKFKLNHNRMEPTEEVIDNILKKSKLRDDDLGKILSLIFKIYYVDVDERVVEDKNKDSKVKKPSLREFQKSLEELSNIIESDYTTNRLLPYFGRKISNYIVDCMNGRMGTDSILVLFFEFFNGIYEVDEYEQFYELDSYFHFEMLEKFVVLSSLGSLPTSEEDMYFDYPQEPIYYFQLLSCLWEVKLRNLFISKTGHKVYYDAHDILCGRTKGCLVEIYYDILNDRIKNNYQVINIDELKDAKCQNFIKKCLPLESKGQITINHIPLDNLIQ
- the gmk gene encoding guanylate kinase — encoded protein: MADRGLLIVFSGPSGVGKGTVRREIFESSENQFQYSVSMTTRAQRPGEVDGVDYFFRTREEFEELIRQGQMLEYAEYVGNYYGTPLTYVNETLDKGIDVFLEIEVQGALQVKKKVPDAVFIFLTPPDLDELQDRLVGRGTDSAEVIAQRIEKAKEEIALMREYDYAIVNDQVPLAAKRVKRVIEAEHFRVDRVIGHYQEMLPKSPTTR
- a CDS encoding ribonuclease Y encodes the protein MEIMTLAIAVFAVIIGLVIGYVSISAKMKSSQEAAELMLLNAEQEATNLRGQAEREADLLLNEAKSESKSLKKEALLEAKEEARKYREEVDAEFKSERQELKQIESRLTERATSLDRKDDNLTNKEKTLEQKEQSISDRAKNLDAREEQLEEVERQKEAELERIGSLSQTEARDIILAQTEENLTKEIASRIREAEQEVKERSDKIAKDILVQAMQRIAGDYVAESTNSTVHLPDDTMKGRIIGREGRNIRTFESLTGVDVIIDDTPEVVTLSGFDPIRREIARMTMEMLLKDGRIHPARIEELVEKNRQEIDNKIREYGEAAAYEIGAPNLHPDLMKIMGRLQFRTSYGQNVLRHSIEVAKLSGIIASELGENAALARRAGFLHDIGKAIDREVEGSHVEIGTELARKYKEHPVVVNTIASHHGDVEAESVIAVIVAAADALSAARPGARSESLENYIKRLHDLEEIANGFEGVQNSFALQAGREIRIMVNPGQIKDDKVTILAHKVREKIENNLDYPGNIKVTVIRELRAVDYAK
- the rpoZ gene encoding DNA-directed RNA polymerase subunit omega produces the protein MMLKPSIDTLLDKVPSKYSLVILEAKRAHELEAGAPATQEFKSEKSTLRALEEIESGNVTIHPDPEGKREAVRLRIEEEKRRKEEEEKKIKEQIAKEKEDGEKI